From Aptenodytes patagonicus chromosome 1, bAptPat1.pri.cur, whole genome shotgun sequence, one genomic window encodes:
- the SLC38A2 gene encoding sodium-coupled neutral amino acid symporter 2: MSSAEMGKFNISPDEDSSSYSSNSNDFSYPYPTKPAAMKSHYADIDPENQNFLLDSNVGKKKYETQYHPGTTSFGMSVFNLSNAIVGSGILGLSYAMANTGIALFVILLLFVSIFSLYSVHLLLKTANEGGSLLYEQLGMKAFGMAGKLAASGSITMQNIGAMSSYLFIVKYELPLVIKTFMNIEETTGEWYLNGDYLVLLVSVILILPLSLLKNLGYLGYTSGFSLLCMVFFLIVVIWKMFQIPCPMDSDIMNMTLINVTLAPFVDENITSDDVCKPKYFIFNSQTVYAVPILTFSFVCHPAILPIYEELKSRSRKRMMNVSYVSFFAMFLMYLLAALFGYLTFYGKVEPELLHTYSAYLGADILLLIVRLAVLMAVTLTVPVVIFPIRSSITQLLWSGKEFRWWRHCSITVALLAFTNVLVIFVPTIRDIFGFIGASAAAMLIFILPSAFYIKLVKKEPMKSVQKIGAAFFFLSGILVMTGCMTLIILDWTQNVASDGH; encoded by the exons ATGAGCAGCGCCGAGATGGGCAAGTTCAACATCTCCCCCGACGAGGACAGCAGCAGCTACAGCTCCAACAGCAACGACTTCAGCTACCCCTACCCCACCAAGCCGGCTGCCATGAAGAG CCACTATGCGGATATTGATCCGGAAAATCAAAATTTCTTGCTCGACTCCAATGTTGGAAAGAAGAAATACGAAACTCAGTAT CATCCGGGTACTACTTCCTTTGGAATGTCAGTATTTAATCTGAGCAATGCTATTGTGGGTAGTGGCATCCTTGGTCTTTCTTATGCCATGGCTAACACTGGAATTGCTCTTTTTGT GATACTGCTGCTGTTTGTCTCAATATTTTCCTTGTATTCAGTGCATCTCCTTTTGAAGACTGCCAATGAAGGAG gatCTTTATTGTATGAACAGTTGGGAATGAAGGCGTTTGGTATGGCTGGAAAACTTGCTGCTTCTGGGTCAATTACAATGCAGAACATTGGAG CTATGTCAAGCTACCTCTTCATAGTGAAATATGAGTTACCATTGGTCATCAAGACATTTATGAACATCGAAGAGACCACAGG AGAATGGTATCTTAACGGTGACTATTTAGTCCTGCTGGTGTCTGTCATCCTCATTCTCCCCCTGTCCTTACTGAAAAATTTAG GATATTTGGGCTATACCAGCGGCTTTTCCTTACTTTGCATGGTCTTCTTTCTGATTGTT GTAATTTGGAAGATGTTTCAGATTCCTTGTCCTATGGACAGTGACATCATGAACATGACATTAATAAATGTGACACTGGCACCTTTCGTAGATGAAAACATAACAAGTGATGATGTGTGCAagccaaaatatttcatcttCAATTCGCAG ACTGTCTATGCTGTCCCAATcctaacattttcttttgtctgccATCCTGCAATTCTTCCTATCTATGAAGAACTGAAAAG cCGAAGCCGTAAAAGAATGATGAATGTGTCCTATGTATCTTTTTTTGCCATGTTCCTCATGTATTTATTGGCTGCTCTCTTTGGATACCTGACATTTTATG GAAAAGTCGAACCAGAACTGCTTCATACCTACTCTGCTTATCTGGGTGCTGATATTCTTCTTCTCATTGTGCGTCTCGCTGTACTTATGGCTGTAACCCTTACTGTACCTGTAGTTATTTTCCCA ATCCGCAGTTCCATTACCCAGCTGTTGTGGTCAGGGAAGGAGTTTAGATGGTGGCGTCACTGTTCCATTACAGTTGCTCTTCTGGCATTTACCAACGTGCTTGTTATCTTTGTCCCTACTATCCGAGACATCTTCGGATTCATTG GTGCATCTGCGGCTGCCATGCTGATCTTTATACTTCCTTCTGCCTTCTATATCAAATTAGTGAAGAAGGAACCAATGAAGTCAGTGCAAAAGATTGGG gctgCGTTCTTCTTTCTAAGTGGTATACTTGTGATGACCGGGTGTATGACACTGATTATTCTAGATTGGACCCAGAATGTTGCATCTGATGGCCATTAA